The Nitrospira sp. genome segment GCCGGCCCCGGAAAAGCCGCTATGTTGGACTTTGTCGATATTGAACTGAAGCCAGGCCTCCGGTTCCAAACGGATAGGGTTGCGTAGCGTATTCCAGGCATCTTCCACGCGAGATTTGACCGTCAGCGCATTGAGGCGGGTGACCGCGCGGTTGAGTCCTCCGCGGGCGACGTCTGCGAGCCTCTGTTTTACTTCCTGAGTCACATCGAGATCGCCGACTCGTATGTGGCATGGATCACTGGTGTTCACGGCCACGCTGGCGACCGATGCGGCCAGACCATATGTCGGAGTCAGCTCGGTCGCGATACTCCCGTGCACGGTGCCCCTTCGTGGCCATTCACTGCCTTCGCCGCAGTGAAGCGAATTGGCTCCAATTTTATATCGAAGGGCGGTACCGACGAAGATATGGGAACTGGAAAGTTCGATCCCTTTCCACCAATCACGGAGAGCCAGGCTCGACGGTGAGCCGTTGGCTTGGTGGGCACCGGAAGGCGCCATTGTAAAATCATCTCGCTCCGCATAGTATTTGTAGTCAGTACCTTTGGGGTGTTTGATGAGGCTTCCCCAATGGTCGAATTTCTTCGGGATCATGCTGTCATCGTTGATCGCAGTGAGAAACGACGACAGATCAACATGGACAGGAACGCTGATGCTCGATTCTTGGGCTAGCGAAGGTGGATTCGGTGTTGCCGGTAATAGCTTCGGTGCTGGTGGGCGAACGATAGGGGTATTCAGTGCGGTGCAGCTTGCCAAGGACAGCAACAAGGATAAGGCTACGAGAGAAGTGCTTATCAATTTGGGAAACATCTGCTTTCCCCCTTTAGCTAGTCACAGGTCGTGAGGTTCGTGGATTCAAACTGTCTTAAGTCTATGGAAAGTGATCTCCGGTGATTAGGAAACGGGAGCAGGATACCAGAAACGCACGAGCGTTTGTCAGGCCCCGTTGATGGAGTCGATGCAGGTCTCGTCGTAGGTTGAATGGGGATCCAGAAAGTACTTCGTCAACCTTTCTTTTTTAGTCGTACCCATACAGCCAGTGGGTCGTCGAAGGGGACACATTCTTGACGGAATGACGGACTCCTTTCGGAATAAACACTTCATCGCCCGGCTCGGCGATGATCTCTTTCCCGCCGATCGTCAGCCTGAGCTTCCCGACCATGACGGTCACGAGCTCATTCGTCGCATGGACGAAATTATTCCACTCACGGTCTGGCGGGTCAGTGAACATATCGCAGGAGTAGCCGCGCTGGTTCCAGTCGCGAGCGACCTGGTGGCGGTCGAGCGGCACAGGGAATTTCTGGTGGGTGAGATGGGACATATAGGGAAAAGTTAAGAGATCTGGGTACTTTTCAAGTACGGGTGATTGTAACGTGATGAGTGTGGAACGAGAAGGGCAACTCTATGCCCATCGATATTCATGAATTGAGTGCTCAAAGAATGTGTATTCCCGGAGCAGGGTCAACGGTACACTTCTTTCCGATCGCTGATCTTTAAGACGAGCACGATGAGTTCTTTACCCTGAATCGTATAGATGATCCGGTAGCTGCCTTCATGGATACAGTAGAGGTCATTCGCTCCGGTGAGCGCTTTGAGTTGGCGTTCCACAGGTGGAGCGAGAAGAACGGAGTAGGCCATGGTAGGTTAGAGGCCAAGATCTTTCAGAATCGCATCGAGCGGCTTTGCCCCTTTCTTTTTGGTTTCAGCAAGCGCGGCTCGGGCATCAGCAAGATCGATCCGATCTCCTAATTCCTCCAAGAGGCGCAAATCATCGATCGGGACGACCACGGCAATTTCCTTCCCGCGCCGACGGACCATCACACGTTCCTTTCCGTATACCGGACGAATGAGTGCTGAGTAAGTTCTTTACAAAGGAGATGACCTTTTGGCCATCATCGAGTAATCCCGCAAACTCCAACTCGAATTGGTTGTCTCCCACGCAGGAGTGGTTTGAATCCAAAAACAACTAAAGACTCAAATCAACTTGCAGGAAAAAGCTTTCCACTGTATCAATCCTCCATGAAGTGCATTACCCGCTTGCTTTCGCGAGAGCTGGAGTTGACTACCACAACATAAATCGTGTGGCTCGTAGGTCGGACAGACGGTTAATGATGGTGTGCCAGGATGTCGCAGTAGATGTCGTCCGGATCGCAGCACTCGGTTTCCAGTTGGATGGTCATGTGCTTGATGTCGAAGCTCATTGTGATGCAGCTCTGGATTAACTGCAGCAACTCAAGCCTTATGTCTGTGTATTTCGCAGGTAGGTGTTCAATGCTTGCAGCAGCGGGAGATACGCGGGAAGACGGCGATACACTTCCTTTGCGAGTGTTTCGTCATAGGTATGGGCGGTACGGTTCCGATCTTCTAGCATGGCCAGCCATCCCGTCTCGTCATTGATCCAGTTGTTCTTGTAAGCCAACTTGAGGCAGCCTTTCGGAGATTGGCAGTCGAGCCCTTCCGCCCCGTGCCCGTTCTTGAATCACCTTCCAGGCCAGCTCAAAGCAAAACTCAAACCGTTGGATGGCGGCGTCGCGGTTGAGATCAGTGACAGGAGCGCTGAGTGCTTCGCTGAGACGCATGATGGCTGGGCGAAGCTATTGAGCCGTATGGTCATAAGCGGATTCCATGACGAAGAATCTCTTGTTTGAATCGTTCGCTGACGGTGTGGAGATCAACGACGTCGATTTCGTGCAGCGTCGTCAGATCTTCGATCTCGTCACGGAGTGCGGCGAGTCGCTCTGGGGGAAATGCCGTTTGCCCTGAGATGGCGATATCAATGTCCGCGTGGGGGTTCGTTGTACCTCTGGGCCATGATCCAAACCAGATAACGGTTACATCAGCGCCCAGCATGTTTCGGGCAAGCGCAGCAACGTCATTCGCAATTTGCTGAGGTCGAGCCATAAACGATTGGGAATACATGCGCTCAGTGTATCGATTCTGGCCATGATGTCAACTGAGTTGGATCGGGGGCGGGTAAGCCCAGGGAGTCACATCAGAAAGAAATCAGACCTGTTAGTGATGGTACGCGAAGGTCTGGGTTTCATGGTGGCGCTCAGTCAGTTTCCTGAGATCATAATGGATGTCGTTGGGATCGCAGTAGTAACTTTCGTTGTAGTTACCTTTGGTGGTCGAGAAACTTCAGGATAGCGCCCTCAAGGCTAAAGCCAGGTATGGATTTTGGCCATTCATGACCACCTGTCTCTGAGACCACGACGGTTAATTCCGCTCCACTGGTGCACGTGTGATCCCGCTTGATCACACCATCGGCCACTCTCTGCTCATTGGGGTTGTCGCAGTCCAACAGCTGTGCCATGCGAGCTTCTGCTTCAAGAAAGGGAAGGGGTGGGGCATCCCAGGCTCGCTTCTGTTTGGGTGCGAACGAGGCGTTGAAGGCAACATTGTTGTCGTCATGGGTATGGGTCAGAAAGGCTGAGGTGCCTTGCGGTATGGCTGGTTGGTCGGCGAACATCGCCGACGAGATCACCACGATGCCCCGTACCTTTGTGTGGAGCGTAGCTAGCCATCGATAAGTGACCATGCCGCCGTTGGAGTGGCCCATCAGGAAGATACGAGACCGGTCCACTGGTGTATGAGCAGCAATGGCAGCTATGGCTTGGTCAATATAGTTCCCTTCATCGATCTTGGTGGTCATGGCATGAGCACAGCAATGCCCTCCGTTCCAGGTACGAAAATTCCTCCCATCGCGATGGGAGGAGCCGTTCATGAACGCGACGGCATAGCCTCGGGTGAGCAATAGGTCGGCAAAGGCGCTGCTTCGTCGAGCCATAAACTGGGCGCTTCCCCCACCCCCATGAAAGATCAGCACCAATGGTTTCGGTGTGTCCGTGGGTTGTGCGTGCAAGATGAAGTCACGCTCAACACCGCCGGACGTGACCGTGAGGACGATGCTGGAAGGCAAACGGCCTGCCGCTGATACCTCCGCGATGCTAGTTGTAAGAGCGAGGAGGCTGATGAGGGCAAGAACTCTTCGCATCATGGCCTGCGTTATCCTTCCATACAGCTAGGACCCGAGAGTCGGAAAATTCAGTGGTGATGCGCGAAGGTGTGGGCTTCGTGGTGGTGCTCGGTCAGTTTCCTGAGATCGCAATGGATGTCGTCGGGATCGCAGCATTCGGTTTCAAGTTGGATCGTCATGTGTTTGATGCCGAAATCTGTCGTGATACGGTGTTGAATCAGCTGCAGCAACTCCGGCGGGGTGCAATGCTGTTCGATCATGACGTGGCTGGTGAGCATGATGAGGCGAGGCTCGACCGCCCAGATGTGTAGGTCATGCACGTTCTTGACGCCGGGGATCGCTTCCATGGTGGCAGCCACGTGAGACGCGCTGATGCCTGGCGGGGTCGATTCCAGCAGCACCTCCATCGATTCCTTGAAAATCGGCCAGGCTCCCCGGAGGATCGCGCCGACGACCAGCAAGCTCACGAGCGGATCGAGAACGGTCCATCCCGTCAGGAGAATCGCGCCGCCGCTGATGATCACGCCGAGCGAGACCCACGCATCTCCCAACATGTGCCAGAACGCACTGCGAATATTGAGGTCGTCTTTCGCTCCCTGTTGGAGCAACAGGGCAATGGCGAGGTTGGCGACGAAACTGACCGCCGCGATCACCATAACCCATCCACCGTCGACGGGAACCGGTTGCAGGAGTCGCTTGAGGCAGACGATCGCGATACCGAACGCGGTCAATAAAAGGATGAAACTGTTCAGAAAGGCGGCAATGATGCCGGCTCGGTGGTATCCGAATGTTCGGCTTTCTGATGCGGGTCGTGCCGTGAGGAGATGCGCATAGAGGGCGAGAAAGAGTGATCCTTGATCGACGAGGTTGTGGCCGGCATCGCCCATGAGGCCGATGCTATTCAGCAGCCAGCCACCGATGAATTCCGCTGCAATAATCACGGCGTTGATGGCTAAGGCCAGTTGGAGTCGTGATCGGAGATGGGAGTAAGAGGCAAGTCCCGTCATATGGAACAGTGTCGCATGGGCGACGTAATGCGGCAAGACATGCCAGCGGATTTCTCGGGATTTCTTTTTCAGCAGTCGACTAACGAACTGACTGGGAAGGAAGACGTTCGCTCAGGACCGGATAGTTGACTTGATCCATCCCGGTGTTGCCGGTTGCGAGATCGGTCGCAATCACTCGCAGAATGATTCCATTGGGAACTTCATGCAATGACGGGACGAAGAACGGGGCTTCAAAGGTACGGCTGCCTTCGTCATAGAACATTTGTAGTCGCTCGACGACTCGATCATCAATCAAGACTTCCCCATAGATCCGAATCTTCCGCGAGTCCCAGTCCCCGTGGGGACGAACCAAGGAACCCGATAGCGTTTTGACTGAGGCATGGAGCTTCACATCATCTCGCGCGATCAAGGCCTCATGTGGCTTGGGTCGTTCGATCTGGACCAGGTACCCATAGAGGTGCAGTATGATGCCGTCCTGTATCAGATCCTGTCCGGGGATCAGAAGGAGAGTTGTTCTTGTCTTCTGGATTGTAGCGGGGTAGGCCAATGGTCCTTCGGCGGAGATGTCTACCACCGTCGGTTTTTGAAGGTACAAGGTGGTCGTGAACGCAGCGGAAGGACGCGTGCTATAGATCGGCTCTTCCATCATGCGGGGCGTGCGCATGATTTGATTCTGATCGCCGGCTTCGCCCTGTTGTATGCCGGTTGCCAGAATCTGGCCGGTGGTTACATCGGTGATCGTGATTCGAGCGCCACCAACTTCACGACCTAACACCATGGCTCCTTGTGCGACAACCCGCACCAGCACGGTCGTCGGCTGAGGACCGTTGAGCGGAATATTGGGAGGGGTTTGGCTCTGGGCTGGCGGCGAGAGGCAAACAATCAGGTCGAGCAAGGCGAGCAGTACAATCGGAACGAAGGAAGATCTCGTCATTTTACCTTCGTGCCAGGATCCACTTCTTCTTGAATGGTGAGCAGTCCTCGCACCTCCGTGTCTCCCGCGGCGAGTACCATGCCTTGGGATTCGATACCCATCAGCTTGGCCGGCTTCAAGTTGGCCACGATGACGATCGTTTTCCCGACAAGTGCGTCCGGTTCGTACTTCTTGCCGATGCCGGCCACGATCTGGCGCTGTTCGTCGCCCAGAGATACTTGCAGCTTGATCAACTTCTCCGATTTCGGCACCCGCTCAGCTGACAGGACCTTCGCCGTTTTAAGCTGAACTTTCATGAATTCATCGATGGTGATCTGTGGTGAAGCCGGCGGCGCAGGTGTGGCTGTGGGAGCTGGTGCTGCAGCGGTTGGTTGCGAGGGAACAGATGATTCGGTCACCAGTTTGGCTCCTTGTGTTTTCGAATCGATGCGCGGGAAAAGGGCACGGCCTTTTCTGAGGGCTGTGCCTGCTTCTAGCCATCCCCAATTCTTTAGTTCCAGTTCATAATTGAAAGAAGGGTTGGTGCTAGACAAAAAATCAAGTCCTAATTGTATGTGTAACGCTTCTGCTGTCTTAGGAATAAACGGGTAGAGGCTTAAGGCTAGGAGCCGCAGTGTTTCAGCCATGTAATACAGCACTGTGTGGAAACGTGGAGTATCGGCTTGGTTTTTGGCGAGTTTCCAAGGGGCGGTCTTGTCGACATACTGGTTGGCTAATTGTACGACGCGCCAAATAGCCTCTAGTGCCCGATTGAACTCCAATCGAGGGATGGCCTGGGTGATTTGTTTAGTGAGTAATTCGATACAGGCTTGACATAGCTCTGATTCAAGCTCGCCCTCCGCTGAGGAAACTCGCGAAGGGATAAGGCCTCCGGCGTTTTTTTCAATTAATGTCAAAGTTCTGCTTAGAAGATTTCCAAGGCCGTTGGCAAGATCGCCATTAATTCGACTAATCAGGGCCTCACGGGAAAAATCGCCATCGTGTCCAAACGGAACTTCACGCAGTAGAAAGTAGCGGAAGGCATCCACTCCAAATTCATCGATCATCTTATAGGGATCAACGATATTGCCGCGGCTCTTTGACATTTTTTCACCGTTGACCGTCCACCAGCCATGGGCAAAGATGGTCTCGGGCAATGGTAGGTCCAGCGCCATCAGCATCGTGGACCAATAGACGGCGTGCGTGGTTAGGATGTCCTTTCCGACGAGATGCACGTTTGCTGGCCAGAATCGGTTGCTTGCTGGGTTTCCTCTTGGGAGGTATTCCAAGGCGGAGATGTAATTCACCAGCGCATCGAACCAAACATAGGTGACGTAGTTCGAGTCGAAGGGGAGTTCAATGCCCCAGGAAAGCCGCGATTTAGGGCGAGAGATTGAGAGATCGCCAAGCTTCTGAGTTTGGAGAAATCCGAGCACTTCATTGCGGCGTGATTCCGGGCGAACGAAGTCTGGATGGGCATTGATGTGCTCAATCAAGCGGTCCTGGTACTGTCCCATCCGGAAGAAGTAGTTATGCTCGCTGAGCTTCTCGACAGGACGTTTGCAGTCTGGACACAGGCCGTCTGCCACATCCTTTTCCGTCCAGAAGCGCTCATCAAACGTGCAATACCAGCCTGAGTAGTCGGCTTTATAAATCAGTTGCTTGTCGAATAGTTCTTGAAGGTATCGTTGGACGACGTTCTTATGCTGAGCGTCGGTCGTTCTGATAAACGCGTCGTTGGAGATGTTCAGCTTCTTCCAGAGGTTCTCAAATTGCGGTGCCAATTTGTCGCAGTGTACTTGCGGATCGATGCCGGCTTTGGCAGCAGCCTGTTGCACTTTCTGCCCATGCTCATCGAGTCCGGTGAGAAAGAATACCTCGCGTCCGCGTAGTCGCCAGTAGCGTGCCAGGACGTCAGCTGCAACGGTGGTGTAGGCATGTCCGATATGCGGAACATCATTGACGTAGTAAATCGGAGTAGTGATGTAAAACGTGTTGTGGACCGACATAACCACGGCAAGATATCAGGTTGGCAGGGTGTTTGACTAGGCCGAGGCTCCGGCTGGCACAAGCCCGAGCGCTTCGCGCAGGCGAAGAAACGTGGTCTCCAACGCCATTTGGACGTTTAAGTGTCGTGTGGCTTGCTGTGCGTGCTTTTCAATATCGGTCAAGAGAGTCAGGAGGAGATCAATGTTTGCTCGGTCGGCGAATCGCTCCAAGTGGGGGAGTTGATCGAGGTGAAGGATGTGGTCTCGATCTCCATGAACAAGGACAAGCACCAGATCTCGAATCCATCGCGTCAGCCAGAGTAAGGTCTCCGCTGCCCGGTCTGACTTGGCCAAGGCTTCCGATGCAGACAGGATGGCTGTGCTGGAGGTCAATGATTCAGGTTTCACCAACGCCAGGCATTCTTGTTGCCGTGCGCGAACCTCTGCCACGTTTGTGGTGAGCGCCTCTCCAATACGGCCGTCGGTGAGCAGTGCCAGGAGTCGAGCGTCGTCGGGCGGCAGTTCCCGCTTAAGAATCAGTGCGGCTTCAACCTGCGTCCGGGCCGGCGAGGCAAACCGAAGCGCTTGGCAGCGTGACCGAATCGTGATGGGGAGTGCGTGGAGCCGGCTGGTGACCAGGAGAAAGAGACTATGACCTGGAGGTTCCTCCAATGTTTTGAGCAGGGCGTTGGCTGCGCCGATGGTCATTCGATCCGCATCGTCAATCAGGCAGATCTTTTGCTCGCCGATGAGGGGCCGATAGACGAACTGCTGCTCGAGTTCTCGGATTTGCTCGATCTTGATTTGCGGTGTGGCCGCTTCCGCATCGGGTTCGATGACGAAATAATCGGGATGCGTCTGCGCTGCAACCTGCAAGCAAGAACGGCATCGGCCACAACTGTCTGGGGTCTCGGTGAGAATCGGGCGATCACAATTCAAAACCTGCGCCAGCCTCACGGCAGTCATGCGCTTGCCAATGTGGGCGTCACCGTGAAAGAGGTAGGCATGGGCTAACCTCTTATTGGAGAGACTGGCCTGGAGGAGGGAGATGGATTGTTCGTGGCCGGTGATATCTGTAAACGGCATAGGCTATCGTTGCCGCGGCTGTCGGCGGCGGGCGTTGAGCCAGCGTGTAATGACGGTCGTCACGTTCTGTTGGACGGACTCTAGAGGAAGAGAGGCATCGAGTACAACCATACGCCGAGGTTCCTGTTTGGCTAAGGTCTGAAACCCGGCTCGTACTTTTTCGTGAAATTGTGTCGCTTCTCGATCAAGGCGATTCTGGGAGGAGCGTTGGCCACGTCGTCGCGACAGTCCGATGCGGACAGGCACGTCGAAGAGCAGAGTGAGATGCGGAACAAGTTTCCCGGTTGCCCACTTGTTCATGGTGCGCAAGGTCCGAAGGTCCAATCCCCGACCATAGCCTTGATAGGCCATGGTCGAGTCCGAGAAACGGTCACAGACGACGATCATTCCCTGTTGGAGTGCAGGTTTGATCACATGATCGACATGTTGGCGTCTGGCCGCAAGGATGAGCCACGCCTCTGTTTCCGGGGCGATGGTTTCCGCGGAATGATCGAGGAGGAGACTACGTAATCGCTCGGCGAGAAGCGTCCCTCCCGGCTCTCGGGTATGGAGGACGTGCCGGCCTTGAGCGATGAGCCACTCACAGAGCCTGCGGGCCTGTGTTGTTTTTCCGCTTCCTTCACCGCCTTCCAGGGTGATGAAAATACCGGATGGTTTTTGTGTGGCAGGACTCATCGATTCTTTTCTTCGCACGCGATTTTGAAAACGGATCCTAAGTCAGGATGCGGAGAATAGCAAGGTGGGAGCTATTCAGGGATCCTTCTCGTTTGTGTGCATAACTCATTGAAATTAACAAGAAAACGCTTGCGACGTTTGTTCAGTACTCTGTAAGATGAATCACGGATTATCCTCCCATTGAGGATGGGCTGACCTTCTATGCTTAAGACTGCCTTGAGACGATATTTTCTGACCGGACTCCTGCTTGTCATCCCCATTTGGGGCACGATTCTCGTGCTGAAAACCCTGTTCGTGGCACTGGACGGTATCTTGGGCGACGCGATGGCTGAGCTGGTACCCGATCACTATATTCCCGGGCTTGGGATCGTGACGTTGGTGCTGCTGATCTTCTTGGTTGGGTTGTTTGCGGCCAACTTCATCGGACGGCAGATCGTCAGTCACTGGGAGGATTGGCTCAATCGGTTACCCCTTGTCCGTGGAATTTATTCGACCTTGAAATCGATGATGGATATTCTCTCTTTTTCGGAGCGCGGGTCGTATCGACGTGTGGTCTTGATCCAGTTTCCCAAGAATGGTCATTATTGTTTCGCCTTCGTGACGGGCATGACGAAAGGTGAGTCGACTGCTTTGGGAGAAGATACCCTGATCCATGTCTATGTCCCGACTTCCCCCAACCCCACGTCGGGCTATTTTCTGCTCGTGCCTGAACGGGAGGTCACGTCGGTTGATATCAGTATCGAAGAGGCGATGAAGTTGATTGTATCGGGGGGGTTGTATACGCCGTCCGGCACGATGGCTTCGGCCTTGGCGGAGGCGAAGTGGAGTCGGATTAAACAGCCGGATGCTGGCGTGCCGATCGGATAAACCAAGTTTCTCTATGGTTCCTTTGAGAAACGCTCATCTTCAGGAGTAGTCAGCGCAATGACGTCAATGACTGATCAACAGGCAAAGGATTCACCTATTTCAGGCCTTGGAGTGATCGTGATGGCGGCTGGGTTGGGCAAGCGGATGAAGTCCAACCACGTCAAGGTGTTGCATCAGGTCGCGGGGCAGCCGATGGTGTTGTACGCAGTCGACATAGCGCTTCGAGTGGGAGATCACCGCATTGCGGTCGTCGTTGGCCATCAAGCGGAGAAGGTTCGGCAGGTCATTGAAGCGGGGATCCGTGGCAAACCGGGAGCGCAGGCGGTGAGTATCGTCGAGCAGGTGCAACAGCTTGGCACCGGCCATGCCGTCATGCAAAGCCGTTCCGTATTTTCTCATGATGGTGAGGCGGATCCGACACACTATCTGATTCTGAACGGGGATACGCCCTTGCTGCAGGAATCCACCGTGTGTGAGCTCTTGACCGCTCATCAGCGAGAAGGGGCAACCGTCACCATTCTGACGGCGATCCTGGATGATCCCAGTGGTTATGGGCGGGTGATCCGTCGTGAAGCGAGTCAGGGGGATCAGGCGCATTCGTCATCGGAGGTGTTGAAGATCATCGAAGATCGCGACGCCACTCCGGCAGAGCGTACCTGCAGGGAAATCAACGTGGGGACATATGTGGTGTCTGGAACGTTTCTTTTTGAGGCGCTCGATAAGCTGGAACCAGACAATGCGCAAGGTGAATACTACCTGACGGATATCGTGCGAATGGCGGTTGCGCAAGGACAGCGCGTGGCTGCCGTGATTCTTCAGCGGCCTGATGAGGGGTTAGGGGTCAACACCAGGCAGCAGCTGGCGGCGGCAGAACAAGTCGTCCGGCAGCAGATTCGTGAACGCTGGCTTGATGCCGGCGTGACGATGCGAGATCCAGGCTCAGTGTGGATCGATGCAGGGGTCACGATCGGCAAGGATACGGTTCTTTATCCCCATGTCGTGCTTGAAGGGAACACGGTGATTGGTGAGGAGACCACGATCCGTTCAGGGGTTCGGATCACCGATTGCGTGATCGGCAATCAGGTTGAGGTGTTAGACTCTTGCGTCCTCAGTCAGTCACGTATTGATGATGATGCACATGTGGGACCGTTCGTCCATCTTCGTCCTGGTGTCGTAGTGAGGCGACGAGCGAAGGTCGGAAATTTTGTCGAAATGAAGAAGACTGAGCTGGGCGAAGGGTCCAAAGCCAATCATCTCAGTTATTTGGGGGATGCCACGATTGCAGAAGGAGTGAATATTGGTGCCGGTACGATCACGTGTAACTATGACGGTGTGAAAAAGCATCACACGGTGATCGGGAAGAATGTGTTTCTAGGGAGCGATACCCAGCTTGTTGCGCCGGTGACGATCGGAGCGGGAGCAGTGATTGCCGCAGGGACGACCGTGACGCAGAATGTGCCGGCTGATTCATTAGCGATTGCCCGGGTTCCCCAGGCCAATCGGATTGGATGGGTGGCCAAACGACGCGCCTTGGTGGCAAGAGCTGCACCCAAGGTAATTTCAGTTAAGGCTCCTGGTAAGCGTGCGACGGTAGAACGACTGAAGACTTCGGCACAATCGAAGAAAAAGCCTGGACGGTCGTCAAAGGGCTGATCGCGGACCGATAACGTCGCGTAGTTGTCTGCCAACCATCAAGATGGGGTATTGCCATGTGTGGAATTATTGGATATGTCGGCAACCAGGAAGCGGTGCCGATTCTTATTGGAGGATTGTCCAAGTTGGAGTATCGCGGCTACGATTCATCGGGTGTGGCCGTTTTGCAGGGAGAGAAAATTGCCGTCAAGCGGAGTGTGGGCAAACTGGTGAATCTTCAGAATGCTCTCAACACCAATGGGCTCACGGGAACGGTGGGAATCGGCCATACTCGATGGGCGACGCATGGCAAGCCTTCGGAACAGAATGCCCATCCGCACCGATCCAAAGGGTGCGTGTTGGTGCACAACGGAATTATCGAAAATTATCAGCAGCTGAAACAGCAGCTCGAGAAGGACGGCTATAAGTTTGTATCGGAAACCGATACGGAGGTCGTCGCGCATTTGATTGATAAGTATCTTCAAAAAGGAAACAAGCTGGCTGATGCTGTGCGCTTGGCGACAAAGGACGTGAAAGGGAGTTATGCGTTGGCTGTGATGTCGGAGCGGGAACCGGGGACGTTGATTGCTGCGCGGTCAGGCTGTCCGCTGGTCGTCGGTCGGACAGCACATGCATCCTATATTGCCTCCGATGTCATGGCTATGCTGGCGCATACGCGGGAAGTGACCTATCTCGAAGAAGGGGATGTGGCTGTCGTCACTCAAGACGATGTGCAACTGACCGATTCCGATGGTCAGGCCGTGTCGCGAAAGGCGTCGAAGATCACATGGGATGCCTCAGCCGCGGAGAAGAGTGGTTACCCGCACTTTATGCTGAAAGAGATTCATGAACAGCCGCAGACCATTCTGGATACCATGCGAGGGCGGTATTCCTATGAGACGGGAGAGGCGGATCTCCCTGACATTGGGCTGACACCGAAAGAATTCGCGTCTTTGGAGCGGATCTGGATCGTGGCTTGTGGGACGTCCTGGCATGCCGGTCAGGTCGGAAAGTATCTCTTTGAGGAAATGGTTCGGACACCGGTTCAAGTAGATATTGGCAGCGAGTTTCGCTATCGTGATCCGCTTGTCGGCAAGAAGGATTTGTTTATTACGATCTCCCAATCCGGTGAGACGGCGGATACGCTTGCCGCAGCACGAGAGGCCAAGGCCAAGGGAGCGCGTGTCGTTTCCATTGTGAACGTGATCGGCAGCACGTTGGC includes the following:
- the holB gene encoding DNA polymerase III subunit delta', which encodes MPFTDITGHEQSISLLQASLSNKRLAHAYLFHGDAHIGKRMTAVRLAQVLNCDRPILTETPDSCGRCRSCLQVAAQTHPDYFVIEPDAEAATPQIKIEQIRELEQQFVYRPLIGEQKICLIDDADRMTIGAANALLKTLEEPPGHSLFLLVTSRLHALPITIRSRCQALRFASPARTQVEAALILKRELPPDDARLLALLTDGRIGEALTTNVAEVRARQQECLALVKPESLTSSTAILSASEALAKSDRAAETLLWLTRWIRDLVLVLVHGDRDHILHLDQLPHLERFADRANIDLLLTLLTDIEKHAQQATRHLNVQMALETTFLRLREALGLVPAGASA
- a CDS encoding dTMP kinase; this encodes MSPATQKPSGIFITLEGGEGSGKTTQARRLCEWLIAQGRHVLHTREPGGTLLAERLRSLLLDHSAETIAPETEAWLILAARRQHVDHVIKPALQQGMIVVCDRFSDSTMAYQGYGRGLDLRTLRTMNKWATGKLVPHLTLLFDVPVRIGLSRRRGQRSSQNRLDREATQFHEKVRAGFQTLAKQEPRRMVVLDASLPLESVQQNVTTVITRWLNARRRQPRQR
- a CDS encoding DUF502 domain-containing protein gives rise to the protein MLKTALRRYFLTGLLLVIPIWGTILVLKTLFVALDGILGDAMAELVPDHYIPGLGIVTLVLLIFLVGLFAANFIGRQIVSHWEDWLNRLPLVRGIYSTLKSMMDILSFSERGSYRRVVLIQFPKNGHYCFAFVTGMTKGESTALGEDTLIHVYVPTSPNPTSGYFLLVPEREVTSVDISIEEAMKLIVSGGLYTPSGTMASALAEAKWSRIKQPDAGVPIG
- the glmU gene encoding bifunctional UDP-N-acetylglucosamine diphosphorylase/glucosamine-1-phosphate N-acetyltransferase GlmU — encoded protein: MTSMTDQQAKDSPISGLGVIVMAAGLGKRMKSNHVKVLHQVAGQPMVLYAVDIALRVGDHRIAVVVGHQAEKVRQVIEAGIRGKPGAQAVSIVEQVQQLGTGHAVMQSRSVFSHDGEADPTHYLILNGDTPLLQESTVCELLTAHQREGATVTILTAILDDPSGYGRVIRREASQGDQAHSSSEVLKIIEDRDATPAERTCREINVGTYVVSGTFLFEALDKLEPDNAQGEYYLTDIVRMAVAQGQRVAAVILQRPDEGLGVNTRQQLAAAEQVVRQQIRERWLDAGVTMRDPGSVWIDAGVTIGKDTVLYPHVVLEGNTVIGEETTIRSGVRITDCVIGNQVEVLDSCVLSQSRIDDDAHVGPFVHLRPGVVVRRRAKVGNFVEMKKTELGEGSKANHLSYLGDATIAEGVNIGAGTITCNYDGVKKHHTVIGKNVFLGSDTQLVAPVTIGAGAVIAAGTTVTQNVPADSLAIARVPQANRIGWVAKRRALVARAAPKVISVKAPGKRATVERLKTSAQSKKKPGRSSKG
- the glmS gene encoding glutamine--fructose-6-phosphate transaminase (isomerizing), translated to MCGIIGYVGNQEAVPILIGGLSKLEYRGYDSSGVAVLQGEKIAVKRSVGKLVNLQNALNTNGLTGTVGIGHTRWATHGKPSEQNAHPHRSKGCVLVHNGIIENYQQLKQQLEKDGYKFVSETDTEVVAHLIDKYLQKGNKLADAVRLATKDVKGSYALAVMSEREPGTLIAARSGCPLVVGRTAHASYIASDVMAMLAHTREVTYLEEGDVAVVTQDDVQLTDSDGQAVSRKASKITWDASAAEKSGYPHFMLKEIHEQPQTILDTMRGRYSYETGEADLPDIGLTPKEFASLERIWIVACGTSWHAGQVGKYLFEEMVRTPVQVDIGSEFRYRDPLVGKKDLFITISQSGETADTLAAAREAKAKGARVVSIVNVIGSTLARESDGVLYTHCGPEIGVASTKAFTAQLTALYLLALHFARVRNVMKVADGQAWLDRLVRLPALVESVLQREAEIVAIAKRYYKKRNFLFLGRGINYPIALEGSLKLKEISYIHAEGYAAGEMKHGPIALIDKDMPVVVLAPRDRLYDKTVSNLMEVKARHAPVIAFVAEGERELGKIADAVFTVPDTHSLISPMLFTIPLQLLAYHIAVLRGADVDQPRNLAKSVTVE